The DNA region CGTTCATTTGGCCAAAGAAGAGGGCCGTACTCTTGAGCAGATCTCGTTCTTGGAGGGTGTTGTAGAGTTCGTGGCCCTCGCGAATACGTTCGCCGATGCCAACGAAAATTGATAGCTTGGACGGATCTCTAGCAATGTTGTGCATTAGTTCCATGGTTAAGACGGTTTTGCCAACACCAGCGCCACCGATGATGCCGATTTTGCGACCTTTCACGAAGGGGGTAAAGAAATCGATCACCTTGATGCCAGTTTCTAAGAGTTCCGGTTTCAAACGCACAAAGCCAGTCGCGTTATTGGCTTTGGGGTAGATGCTGCGCCGAGCCACCGATTCTGGCATTGGTTTGCCATCGATTGGTTGGCCTAGTGCGCTCCACATTCGCCCCATTGCTTCAGCCCCGACCGGGATGCTAATTTCGGCATCGGATGTGATGACGCTTCGACCGCGGCGGACACCCGGATGTGCCAGCAAATTTAGGCAAACTAGGGTGGTAGCATCGCGATAGTAAGCCACTTCCAGCCAAACGGTCTGGTCTTCTTCCAAAGTTAAGACTTCGTGGACCTTGGGCAACTGAGCGCCAACTCTAACCTCCACAATCAACCCTTTAATGCTCAAGATTTTCCCGATCCGGCGGCTGGCATAGCTGGTCATAGGGCCTCCATCGAGGTAATGACTTCGCGAATACGCTCATCGGAGAGGGCCCTTTTGGCACCAAAGAATTGGCGTTTGAGGTCATCTGAAATATCCTGAGCCTTTTCTTGAGCCAAACTCATGGCGTTAAAGCGACTAGCTAATTGGCTCAACCTTGATTCCAAAATGGTTTGTCCCAGAGCGATACCCAGCATGACCTTTTCCAGGTAAGTTATGACTTCTCTGGTTGAAGGTTCAAAGACAAATTCGGCCGGGGAAATAATCTGCTGAGCCGGGACCTTGTTGCCGCTAAGATCGCGGACGGCGGAAATTAAGGCGATGCGTTGGGCGCTTTGCTTGGCCAGCGAAACGTACTTTTGGTAATAAATATAGGCCTGTTTATAAGGCGTGATGGTGGCAATTACGGGAGCCACATCAACTGGCGCATCCGTCGAGGGCAAGCGGAAGAAGTGCTTGGGTGCCAGCCCTTGCTGGGCTAGTAAAACAACCCCATGATAGCCGATCACTACCAAATCAACTTTGGCCGGATCGTAGTCGGCCTTCATGGCCCGAATAATCAATTGATCGATGTCGCCACTTAGCCCGCCCTCTGAAGTAATTAACACAAAGACTGATTTATCGATGCGATGACCTGAGCGTAGTAAATGCAAGTCGGCGGCTTTGGCACCCACCCTGAGCGAACCATAAACTTGCCAGAGTTCATTGAAGAATAGGCTCGACGACAATACTTGGTCTTTGATCCGGCCGATCCGCATACTGGCGATAGTTTCGAAAACCCCAGTTAACGAATGAATGGTCTCGATCTGATCAAACTCTTCGGATAATTGTCGAACACGCTTCATTTGGCCGCCTGAACCACCGTTTTGGCCAATATGGCATCGAGGGCTTTAAGATACTCTTCTTCGGTTTTGATACTGCTAGCAGCCTTGGTGGCCATTTTTTTCAACTGAATGACATTGATCTTGGCCCGGCCTCGGCCTTTGACGATTGCCTCGATGATTAATTGTTGGGCAGTTAAGTTGTAGAGCTCATCCGGCATTTGCTTAAAGGCCTCGTAGATTTGTTTACCGAGAGTCAGATCAGCTTGAGATTCAATGGCCAAATCGGAACCAAAGTGCGAAAACTCCAAAGCCTGACGATAATCGGCTAATTTTTTGAATAGTTCGGCTGAGAGTTGTTTGGCCCGCTGGCTTTGAGAGCGCCCACCGTAACGCGACACCGACAACCCAGCGTTAACTGCTGGCCGGATACCATTGCGAAACGAAGCCAAGTCAAAAATTAGTTGGCCGTCCGTCATCGACATAATGCCAGTCGGTAAATAGGAGGTGATGTCATCATTAGGCGTCACCACTACCGGCAAGGCGGTAAAGGTTTTATTATTCGAAGCTAACTTGCCCGCCCGCTCCAACAGCGATGAATGAGCGTAAAACATATCGCCAGGGTATGAATCACGCCCCGGATTAACCCGTTGCAACAGGGATAGTTCACGATAGATCTTGGCATGACTGGTTAAATCATCGTAAATAGTAATAACGTCGGTGCCGTTTTTCCATAAATATTCGGCCATGGCGCAGGCAGTGTAGGGTGCAATGTAGGATTGCACGAGGGAATCAAAGATGTTGGCTACGACCACAATACTCCTTGCCATAGCCCCACTTTCTTCTAATGACTCGACCAGCATACTAATATCGAAGTTGCGTTTGGCGATTAGGACATAGACCACCACATTATGGGTGCCTTTTTGATTGGTACCGAGTTGCCGCAAAAAAGTACTTTTGCCAGCCTTACTATCACCTAATATGGCCATGCGCTGACCCATCACAATTGGGAAAAGCATATCGACGATGCTGACGCCTGTGACGAGTTGAGTTTTTTGAATGGCCCGCTCAATAACGCTGGGGGCCTGCGCAAAAACTGGCATGGTCGCATCGTATTTGATATTGCCTTTGCCATCGATTGGCTGTCCCAGCGGGGTGACAACCCGACCGATCATACCTTCACCGGCTC from Candidatus Saccharimonadales bacterium includes:
- a CDS encoding F0F1 ATP synthase subunit gamma, with the protein product MKRVRQLSEEFDQIETIHSLTGVFETIASMRIGRIKDQVLSSSLFFNELWQVYGSLRVGAKAADLHLLRSGHRIDKSVFVLITSEGGLSGDIDQLIIRAMKADYDPAKVDLVVIGYHGVVLLAQQGLAPKHFFRLPSTDAPVDVAPVIATITPYKQAYIYYQKYVSLAKQSAQRIALISAVRDLSGNKVPAQQIISPAEFVFEPSTREVITYLEKVMLGIALGQTILESRLSQLASRFNAMSLAQEKAQDISDDLKRQFFGAKRALSDERIREVITSMEAL
- a CDS encoding sodium-transporting two-sector ATPase, whose product is MFDSSEFTTLVKKGQPTGEVVGVNRFLVTLIGLETAPIGGLILFENGQHGLVREVAQDHVIVLNLDSETIPIETLAVLAQDVFSVRAGEGMIGRVVTPLGQPIDGKGNIKYDATMPVFAQAPSVIERAIQKTQLVTGVSIVDMLFPIVMGQRMAILGDSKAGKSTFLRQLGTNQKGTHNVVVYVLIAKRNFDISMLVESLEESGAMARSIVVVANIFDSLVQSYIAPYTACAMAEYLWKNGTDVITIYDDLTSHAKIYRELSLLQRVNPGRDSYPGDMFYAHSSLLERAGKLASNNKTFTALPVVVTPNDDITSYLPTGIMSMTDGQLIFDLASFRNGIRPAVNAGLSVSRYGGRSQSQRAKQLSAELFKKLADYRQALEFSHFGSDLAIESQADLTLGKQIYEAFKQMPDELYNLTAQQLIIEAIVKGRGRAKINVIQLKKMATKAASSIKTEEEYLKALDAILAKTVVQAAK